AATGCGCCGCGCAATGGCGAACAGCAAGGCCCAGGCATGGTCGGCGGTGGCGTCGGTGAGCACGCCGGGCGTGTTGGTGATCAATACGCCGCGTTCCGTCGCAGCCTTGAGATCGATATTATCGAAACCGACGGCGTGATTCGCAACGATTTTGAGCTGCGGTCCGGCAGCATCCAACAATTCGCCGTCGATGCGATCGGTCAGCAACGGCAGCAGGGCATCGAGGCCTTTGACGCGCGCGAGCAACTCATGGCGCTCCAGCACGCGATCTTCGGTGTTCATCTTGAAATCCGGATAAGCCGCGCGCAGAATATCAAGCCCGGCTTGCGGAATGGGGCGGGTGACGTAGATGTTCATAGAAAAATTCTTGGAAATATAGAATTCAATTTGTTTTTGCGCAATACCTGCAACGTGAATCGGATAGATTCACCGCTTGACAAACACATGCTCTGCAATCTACGGACGGCTCGCTGTGATTGTACACATCGTTATCTCTTCATCAACATCATTCCGGGTGAGTATTCTGATCGCAAAAGGCAAAATAATTTCGGGGCAATAGTTTTACCCATAAAAATTTTGTCTTGATTCTCTCTCATGTACCATGCCAACTGAATAGTTGCCATCCCAAAAAGAAAAAGGATATTCAACTCTCGGGCCTTTGGCATGCTTGCGCTGGGCATGAGCAGCACGAAACTTGTATTACCCTGGCGTTGAATATCCTTCTGGGAAAAACCAAAATTTAAAATCTTCTCAGGCCGCGGCGCGCAGCAGGCGCAGGTGATCCATGTACATGCAATGATCTTGCACGACTTGAATGCCGTAACTCGCCAGCTTGTGCGCCGCCTCTTGATGGCGGATGCCGGTTTGCATCCAAAAAACTCGGGGTTGGGGCTTCATCTTGAGGGCCTCGAGCGCGTGGGGCATGATGTTCTTGGGCGCGCGAAAGACCTGAACAATGTCGACCGGTTCGTGAATCTCCTCGAGTGAAGCAAGACAGGGAATGCCGAACACCGATTTGTAATTGGGATTCACCGGAATGATTTTGTAGCCGCGGGAATACAGATAGGCGGGAACACTGTGCGCCGCCTCATGCGGCCGCGTTTCGTCCTTGATGCCAACCACCGCAATGACGTGGCTGGTTTTGAGCATACCCCGGATGACATTGTCGTTGTCAATGATGAAGTCGTGCCAAGCCATTTTGCCTCCTGAATTGATTAGATGAACTGCTTGCCGTAAAAATTCCTCCGCTCCGAGGGGATTTTAGCTTACATTGACGGCGCCAG
The genomic region above belongs to Cytophagia bacterium CHB2 and contains:
- a CDS encoding CoA-binding protein; the protein is MAWHDFIIDNDNVIRGMLKTSHVIAVVGIKDETRPHEAAHSVPAYLYSRGYKIIPVNPNYKSVFGIPCLASLEEIHEPVDIVQVFRAPKNIMPHALEALKMKPQPRVFWMQTGIRHQEAAHKLASYGIQVVQDHCMYMDHLRLLRAAA